One genomic window of Trichlorobacter lovleyi includes the following:
- a CDS encoding FtsB family cell division protein — translation MTGIRISRRTWLIPAICLAFILFFTVFGERGLLRIYEMRQEKQRIEHNVADLRIENQKLRSSIEALRSDRHQLERIARKELGLVRPNEVIYQFPPSGSK, via the coding sequence ATGACCGGAATCCGCATCTCACGCCGCACCTGGCTGATCCCAGCTATCTGCCTTGCCTTTATCCTGTTTTTCACGGTATTCGGCGAACGTGGCCTGTTGCGCATTTACGAGATGCGGCAGGAAAAACAGCGCATTGAACATAACGTGGCTGACCTGCGCATCGAAAATCAGAAGCTGCGTTCTTCAATCGAGGCATTGCGCAGTGACCGCCATCAGCTTGAGCGGATTGCCCGCAAAGAGCTGGGGCTGGTCCGCCCCAATGAAGTCATCTATCAGTTTCCGCCGTCCGGGAGCAAGTGA
- a CDS encoding UDP-glucuronic acid decarboxylase family protein: MRILVTGGAGFLGSHLCERLLNEGNDVICLDNLFTGSKDNIIHLMDNHRFELIRHDIVEPILLEVDRIYNLACPASPVHYQYNPVKTVKTSVMGMINMLGMAKRVKARILQASTSEVYGDPQVHPQKEEYWGNVNPIGIRSCYDEGKRVAETLMMDYHRQNKVDIRIIRIFNTYGPRMAENDGRVVSNFMLQALKNEDITVFGEGRQTRSFCYVSDLIDGMIRMMENEQGFIGPVNLGNPVENTILEFAEKIITITGSKSKIIYKPLPQDDPKQRRPDISLAQEKLGWQPSVDLETGLKATADYFAARCNRG, from the coding sequence ATGCGTATCCTGGTCACCGGCGGCGCGGGGTTCCTCGGCAGTCACCTCTGTGAACGGCTGCTGAACGAAGGCAATGACGTCATCTGTCTGGATAACCTCTTTACCGGCAGCAAAGACAACATCATCCACCTGATGGACAACCACCGCTTCGAACTGATCCGCCACGACATCGTGGAACCGATCCTGCTGGAGGTGGACCGGATCTACAATCTGGCCTGTCCCGCTTCGCCGGTGCACTACCAGTACAACCCGGTCAAGACCGTCAAGACCAGCGTGATGGGCATGATCAACATGCTGGGGATGGCAAAACGGGTCAAGGCCCGCATCCTGCAGGCCTCCACCTCGGAGGTCTACGGCGACCCCCAGGTCCACCCCCAGAAGGAGGAATACTGGGGCAACGTCAACCCGATCGGTATCCGCAGCTGCTACGATGAAGGCAAGCGGGTAGCCGAGACCCTGATGATGGACTATCATCGCCAGAACAAGGTTGATATCCGCATCATCCGGATCTTCAACACCTACGGCCCCCGCATGGCGGAAAACGACGGCAGGGTGGTATCCAACTTCATGCTGCAGGCCCTGAAAAACGAAGACATTACGGTCTTTGGCGAAGGCAGGCAGACCCGCTCCTTCTGCTACGTCAGCGACCTGATCGACGGCATGATCAGGATGATGGAAAATGAGCAGGGCTTTATCGGCCCGGTCAACCTGGGGAACCCGGTTGAAAACACCATCCTTGAATTTGCTGAAAAAATCATTACAATAACCGGCTCAAAATCAAAGATAATATACAAACCGCTGCCCCAGGACGACCCGAAACAACGTAGACCGGACATCTCCCTGGCGCAGGAGAAACTTGGCTGGCAACCATCCGTAGACCTTGAAACAGGCCTGAAGGCCACAGCGGACTACTTTGCAGCACGCTGTAACAGGGGTTGA
- a CDS encoding UDP-glucose dehydrogenase family protein: MKISVFGAGYVGLVAAACFAESGNTVIAVDVDQKKIEGLKNGIIPIYEPGLKELILRNQAEGRLSFTTDMVEAVEQSLIQFIAVGTPPGEDGSADLQYVLSVGRTIGQHMNGFKIIVDKSTVPVGTADKVRLAVQEELTSRGSSLEFDVVSNPEFLKEGAAIDDFMQPDRVVIGTDNVRTAEIMKELYDPFMRKQNRLIIMDIRSAEMTKYAANAMLATRISFMNQIANLCERMGADVAAVREGIGSDSRIGYDFLFPGPGYGGSCFPKDVKALIRTAEECNYDFLLLKAVEEANERQKEVLADKLIKALGSGDKERPLAGRTIACWGLSFKPRTDDMREAPSLTIIERLLAAGAVVRAHDPEALTEAKKLFGDRIEYSSNQYEILNNADALTVITDWHEYRNPDFERIKGLLKQPLVVDGRNLYKLDRMQEMDIRYIPLGRAGNGIQEGSN; the protein is encoded by the coding sequence ATGAAGATTTCCGTATTTGGTGCCGGTTATGTCGGTCTGGTGGCTGCGGCCTGTTTTGCCGAGAGCGGCAACACCGTCATTGCCGTTGATGTTGATCAGAAGAAGATTGAAGGTCTGAAAAACGGCATCATTCCGATTTATGAGCCGGGCCTGAAGGAACTGATCCTGCGCAACCAGGCTGAAGGCCGTCTTTCCTTTACCACCGACATGGTTGAAGCGGTTGAACAATCCCTGATCCAGTTTATTGCCGTTGGCACGCCGCCCGGTGAAGATGGTTCCGCTGACCTGCAGTACGTGCTTTCCGTTGGCCGTACCATTGGCCAGCACATGAACGGCTTCAAGATCATTGTTGACAAATCCACCGTACCGGTTGGCACGGCTGACAAGGTCCGGCTGGCGGTACAGGAAGAACTGACCTCCCGCGGTTCATCACTTGAGTTCGATGTCGTCTCCAACCCTGAATTCCTCAAGGAAGGCGCTGCCATCGATGACTTCATGCAGCCTGACCGGGTCGTGATCGGCACCGACAACGTCCGTACCGCCGAGATCATGAAAGAGTTGTACGACCCGTTCATGCGCAAGCAGAACCGGCTGATCATCATGGATATCCGCAGCGCCGAGATGACCAAATATGCCGCCAACGCCATGCTGGCCACCCGGATCTCCTTCATGAACCAGATCGCCAACCTCTGCGAACGGATGGGGGCCGATGTTGCGGCTGTCCGGGAAGGGATCGGTTCAGACTCCCGCATCGGCTACGACTTCCTCTTTCCCGGCCCGGGCTACGGCGGTTCCTGCTTTCCCAAGGACGTCAAGGCCCTGATCCGCACGGCCGAAGAGTGCAACTACGACTTCCTGCTGCTCAAGGCTGTGGAAGAAGCCAACGAACGCCAAAAAGAGGTCCTGGCCGACAAGCTGATCAAGGCCCTGGGCTCCGGCGACAAGGAAAGACCGTTGGCCGGTCGCACCATCGCCTGCTGGGGGCTTTCCTTCAAACCCCGTACCGATGATATGCGTGAAGCGCCATCACTGACCATCATCGAACGCCTGCTGGCTGCCGGGGCCGTTGTGCGGGCCCACGACCCGGAAGCGCTGACAGAGGCCAAGAAGCTGTTCGGCGACCGGATCGAATACAGCAGCAACCAGTACGAGATCCTGAACAATGCCGATGCCCTGACGGTCATCACCGACTGGCATGAATACCGCAACCCCGACTTTGAGCGGATCAAGGGCCTGCTGAAGCAACCCCTGGTTGTTGATGGCCGCAACCTCTATAAACTGGACCGGATGCAGGAGATGGATATCCGCTATATCCCGCTCGGCAGGGCCGGCAACGGCATTCAGGAAGGGAGCAACTGA
- the rsmI gene encoding 16S rRNA (cytidine(1402)-2'-O)-methyltransferase, producing MAGTLYIVATPIGNLEDMTFRAVRTLQEADLIAAEDTRHSRKLLSHFGITTTLTSYYDHNQSLKGERILATLRDGKQVALISDAGTPCISDPGYQLVRDALAEGIKVVPIPGACAAIAALSVAGLPTDSFTFAGFPPNKEGKRRSFLASLAAAQGTLVLYEAPHRLAETLSDIADIMGDRQVVVTRELTKLYEECLRGSAREVREQAREGRERGEMVILIAPADETSHALAGPSPEEQLLAALAKGHTVKETAALVAAATGLPRRELYAQALLLRNKL from the coding sequence ATGGCCGGGACCCTCTACATTGTTGCCACACCGATCGGAAATCTTGAAGACATGACCTTTCGGGCCGTCCGCACCCTGCAAGAGGCTGATCTGATCGCCGCCGAGGATACCCGCCACTCCCGCAAACTGCTCTCCCATTTCGGCATCACCACGACGCTGACCTCGTACTACGATCACAACCAATCCCTGAAAGGGGAGCGTATCCTGGCAACCCTGCGGGATGGCAAGCAGGTGGCACTGATCTCCGATGCCGGCACCCCCTGCATATCTGACCCGGGCTATCAATTGGTGCGGGATGCGCTGGCCGAGGGGATCAAGGTTGTGCCGATACCGGGGGCCTGCGCTGCCATAGCGGCACTTTCTGTAGCCGGATTACCCACTGATTCCTTTACTTTTGCCGGCTTTCCGCCGAATAAGGAAGGTAAGCGTCGGTCGTTTCTGGCTTCACTGGCTGCTGCCCAGGGCACGCTGGTGCTCTATGAAGCGCCGCACCGGCTAGCCGAGACCCTGTCTGACATCGCCGATATCATGGGGGACCGTCAGGTGGTGGTGACGCGGGAGCTGACCAAGCTGTATGAGGAGTGCCTGCGCGGGTCGGCCCGTGAGGTGCGGGAACAGGCCCGGGAGGGACGTGAACGCGGCGAAATGGTGATCCTGATTGCACCTGCCGACGAGACTTCACACGCACTGGCGGGGCCCTCTCCGGAAGAACAGTTGCTGGCCGCCCTGGCCAAAGGGCACACCGTCAAGGAGACCGCCGCCCTGGTGGCCGCGGCAACCGGCCTGCCGCGGCGTGAGCTGTATGCCCAGGCGTTGCTGCTGAGAAACAAACTGTAA